In a single window of the Bacteroidota bacterium genome:
- a CDS encoding dihydroorotase — protein sequence MSKTIIKNARIVNEGKIFEGDLLIDNGRIAKIAPSIANQENVLEVDAKGKYLLPGVIDDQVHFREPGLTHKADIFTESRAAVAGGITSFMEMPNTNPQTLTQELLTAKYAIGAARSIANYSFFMGAANHNLDEVLKTDPKTVCGIKVFMGSSTGDMLVDDHKVLEGIFRNAPMLVATHCEKEEIIRRNLAEALAFHGVDDIPVMEHPVIRSAEACYASSSEAVALAKSFGTRLHVLHISTADELALFRNDIPLKEKKITAEVCIHHLFFDSSWYATKGNLIKWNPAVKTSEDRAAIWEALLDDRLDIIATDHAPHTLDEKLHSYTKAPSGGPLVQHALPVMLRFWKEGKISLEDVVRKMSHAPAECFQLHERGYIREGYWADLVLVDENRPWTVTRENTLYKCGWSPLEGEKLPASVTHTWVSGHLAYRDGLLDDSKLGMRLTFDR from the coding sequence ATGTCCAAAACCATCATCAAAAATGCCCGCATCGTCAACGAGGGCAAGATTTTCGAAGGCGATCTTCTCATCGACAATGGCCGTATCGCCAAAATTGCCCCCTCGATCGCCAATCAAGAAAATGTCTTGGAAGTGGATGCCAAAGGCAAATACCTCTTGCCCGGTGTGATCGACGACCAAGTGCATTTCCGTGAACCCGGGCTCACGCACAAAGCGGACATCTTCACCGAGAGCCGCGCAGCCGTCGCGGGCGGCATCACGAGTTTCATGGAGATGCCCAATACCAATCCGCAGACGCTGACGCAGGAATTGCTGACCGCAAAGTACGCGATCGGCGCGGCGCGGTCCATCGCCAATTATTCGTTTTTCATGGGCGCGGCCAACCACAACTTGGATGAAGTCCTGAAAACCGATCCGAAAACGGTTTGCGGCATCAAGGTATTCATGGGCAGCAGCACCGGCGACATGCTCGTCGATGACCACAAAGTCCTCGAAGGCATCTTCCGCAATGCCCCGATGCTCGTCGCTACCCACTGCGAAAAAGAGGAAATCATTCGCAGGAACCTTGCTGAAGCACTTGCATTCCATGGCGTCGACGACATTCCGGTGATGGAGCACCCCGTCATTCGTTCAGCTGAGGCCTGCTATGCAAGTTCGTCAGAGGCTGTGGCCCTGGCAAAGTCGTTTGGAACGCGTTTGCACGTGTTGCACATCTCCACGGCCGATGAATTGGCGTTGTTTCGCAATGACATTCCCCTGAAGGAGAAAAAAATAACCGCCGAAGTCTGCATCCACCACCTGTTTTTTGATTCAAGCTGGTACGCAACCAAAGGCAATCTGATCAAATGGAATCCGGCGGTGAAGACTTCCGAGGACCGGGCAGCGATTTGGGAGGCTTTGCTCGACGACCGGTTGGACATCATCGCCACAGACCATGCCCCGCATACGCTCGACGAAAAACTGCATTCCTATACCAAAGCGCCATCAGGCGGCCCCTTGGTGCAACATGCCTTGCCGGTGATGCTGCGATTTTGGAAGGAAGGGAAGATTTCGTTGGAAGATGTCGTACGGAAAATGAGCCATGCACCTGCCGAATGCTTTCAACTCCACGAACGCGGTTACATTCGCGAAGGCTATTGGGCGGATTTGGTGCTCGTGGATGAAAACCGTCCATGGACGGTCACCCGCGAAAACACATTATATAAATGTGGTTGGTCGCCATTGGAAGGGGAGAAGCTGCCCGCCTCGGTGACCCATACCTGGGTAAGCGGGCATTTGGCTTACCGTGATGGGTTGTTGGACGATTCAAAGTTGGGCATGCGCCTGACATTTGATCGCTAG
- a CDS encoding class I SAM-dependent methyltransferase — protein sequence MNRNRIAGGYDGLAKGYDFLARIVYGNALRKAQTCFLTSLPPNADVLVVGGGSGWFLEQLLRISKPKFVLYVELSPKMLALAKARIAKNCPSQLGKVEFVQGNVEDITEEGSYDVVVTHCLLDMFAGLQLQGIVRRLRRTLKNNGIWYFSDFRHAEKWPMSWISKVLIWMMYRFFKWWCDIPATRLPDFQAAFDLAGLEPKATKLFFGGMIQSKLLRKA from the coding sequence ATGAACCGTAACCGCATTGCAGGAGGTTACGACGGACTCGCCAAAGGCTATGATTTCCTCGCGCGCATCGTCTACGGCAATGCCTTGCGCAAGGCACAAACCTGCTTTTTGACTTCGCTACCGCCGAATGCAGATGTTTTGGTAGTAGGCGGCGGATCGGGATGGTTTTTGGAGCAGTTGCTGCGCATCTCCAAGCCCAAATTCGTACTCTACGTCGAATTGTCGCCCAAAATGCTCGCACTCGCCAAGGCGAGGATTGCGAAAAATTGCCCAAGCCAGCTCGGCAAAGTCGAATTTGTGCAAGGCAATGTCGAGGACATCACCGAGGAGGGCAGTTACGACGTGGTCGTCACCCATTGTCTGCTCGACATGTTTGCCGGTTTGCAATTGCAAGGCATCGTACGGCGCTTGCGCAGGACCTTGAAAAACAATGGAATCTGGTATTTTTCGGATTTCAGGCATGCGGAGAAATGGCCCATGTCCTGGATCTCGAAGGTTTTGATCTGGATGATGTACCGGTTTTTCAAATGGTGGTGCGACATTCCGGCGACGCGCTTGCCAGATTTTCAAGCCGCTTTTGACCTTGCAGGACTGGAACCCAAAGCGACCAAATTGTTTTTTGGGGGAATGATTCAATCCAAATTGCTTCGTAAAGCTTGA
- the rplU gene encoding 50S ribosomal protein L21, which yields MYAIVNIQGQQFKVEKNQQLFVHRLPNAEGESISTSEVLLVDNLGAVKVGTPVVSGASVSFKVLSHLKGDKVIVFKKKRRKGYQKKNGHRQQFSKIQIESINN from the coding sequence ATGTACGCGATTGTAAATATCCAAGGACAGCAATTCAAGGTTGAAAAAAACCAGCAGCTGTTTGTCCACCGCCTTCCCAACGCCGAAGGCGAATCCATTTCCACATCGGAAGTGCTGTTGGTTGACAACCTCGGCGCCGTTAAGGTGGGTACCCCTGTCGTAAGTGGTGCCTCTGTGAGCTTCAAAGTGCTCTCACACCTCAAAGGCGACAAAGTCATCGTTTTCAAGAAGAAGCGCCGCAAGGGCTATCAGAAGAAAAACGGTCACCGCCAACAGTTTTCCAAAATTCAAATTGAATCCATCAATAACTGA
- a CDS encoding S8 family serine peptidase has protein sequence MKNICVATLVFLLLLPCLTVAQGNASLHSKRKAFQLPAGIGPEDYWQSKIIFKVKEQYRSACSENQVAIPALDLYTRELQATGIQKSFPKSAPPSESFNVLGERLADLSLIYELDYSLQIGIEDAVNLLLETGIVEYAEPSYVYKPLFDPNDPDTGSQYYLNLIHAREAWDISKGDSSVVIGIIDTGCSYFHPDYAPKIKYNWADPADGLDNDNNGYVDDYRGWDFGGDIWGSYGDSSAQWAGIAAGSDHGVLVGGAAAAFTNNGLDVAAIGFNCKLLPVKVSINESPLIYRGYQGIVYAADMGVDIMNLSWGGGGGGECRMCEEAIRYATINKDVLVVGAAGNTPQYINFYPASYPKVLSVPGTQQNDAYWSSSANFGSTFSYFADVCAPSRDIRTTTTDVGTYVATGTSLGAPIVCGIAGLVKEHFPNLNMQQVGQMVRMGADENVYVLNSNNRFEQMGKGRSDALGALTYSGPAVRAVEVLYDTEDGQLNAGDTVDVRVRFANFLEPVNNLQITVTTPNFGDFEIVHGSAYAGTVGTLDTVSTWVCPFKVVIRSTAAVGVLGYLRFGYTGNGYSDWEYYGIKVQPAYVNLDANRIETSVDGRGRWGFTSFPALNKGLGLLADGVGSLMNDAGFLVGKDASHVSNNIENALGGGDVHFTNVDPIQKTNGGVLADVEAQTTFSDAGAGGNAIGVNVTQRSYQWSMEGDDNYIIQEYTLKNTTGSTQNGLYAGMYFDLDGFWRSQNRSHYDPGSRTIYNMDTTWVSLWDIGVSLLTPDSLRGFACNTTTWGYTTADKWAALTSPPTGAELGPANVAQFAGAGPFSIAAGDSHVVAFAILLGDSLQGMRNARQAAFDKYWCVVRGGMNPQTDLGPDILNCTNPNSVTLDAGAGFNSYLWNTGATSQTISATTGEYWVKTTNGTGCEDYDRISVTLSAAIGPTYTINPTQIFVGDTVTFTSTSPAAIEWCWNWGDGSTECPITSTAVHAFTQPGVYNVCLTVGNGTCAVTACFSVVVDTVVGIVHPIDLGNLTVYPNPAKDRVRIKLENDSMGEISISLSDVTGRKLLDETHQKLDHVLESTMNLSSIAAGMYILTVQDGGGIRSKKIIVE, from the coding sequence ATGAAGAATATTTGCGTTGCCACTCTCGTTTTCTTGCTGCTTCTCCCCTGCCTGACCGTTGCGCAGGGCAATGCTTCCCTCCATTCCAAACGGAAAGCATTTCAACTACCTGCAGGCATTGGACCTGAAGATTATTGGCAATCCAAAATCATCTTCAAAGTCAAGGAACAATACCGGTCGGCATGTTCGGAAAATCAGGTGGCAATTCCTGCGTTGGATCTTTATACCCGTGAGCTTCAAGCTACGGGAATTCAGAAGTCATTCCCCAAGTCGGCACCGCCAAGCGAATCCTTCAACGTCCTTGGAGAACGACTCGCGGACCTCAGCCTGATCTACGAATTGGATTATTCCTTACAGATTGGCATCGAGGATGCGGTCAACCTCCTGCTTGAAACGGGTATCGTTGAATATGCCGAGCCTTCCTACGTTTACAAACCGTTGTTTGATCCCAATGACCCCGATACGGGTTCACAGTATTACCTGAATTTGATCCATGCACGGGAAGCTTGGGACATTAGCAAAGGGGACAGTTCCGTGGTCATTGGCATCATTGACACCGGGTGTTCCTATTTTCACCCGGACTACGCGCCAAAAATCAAATACAACTGGGCAGACCCCGCCGACGGACTCGACAATGACAATAACGGTTATGTCGACGATTACCGTGGATGGGACTTCGGAGGTGATATTTGGGGTTCTTATGGCGACAGCAGCGCCCAATGGGCCGGAATCGCAGCAGGATCCGACCACGGTGTGCTCGTCGGAGGAGCCGCGGCTGCCTTCACGAACAACGGACTCGATGTGGCTGCGATTGGGTTCAATTGCAAATTGCTACCCGTAAAGGTGTCTATCAACGAGAGTCCGCTGATTTACAGGGGCTACCAAGGCATCGTGTACGCTGCCGACATGGGCGTGGACATCATGAACCTGAGTTGGGGCGGCGGTGGAGGCGGTGAATGCCGGATGTGCGAGGAGGCAATTCGGTACGCAACGATCAACAAAGACGTGCTTGTGGTTGGCGCAGCCGGCAATACACCACAATACATCAATTTCTACCCTGCAAGTTATCCAAAAGTGCTTTCGGTCCCTGGAACGCAACAGAACGATGCCTACTGGTCCAGTAGCGCCAATTTCGGGTCTACCTTCAGCTATTTTGCCGATGTCTGCGCCCCATCGCGCGATATCAGGACCACCACAACTGACGTTGGCACTTACGTTGCAACGGGCACTTCTCTTGGTGCACCCATCGTCTGTGGCATCGCAGGATTGGTCAAAGAACACTTCCCCAACCTCAATATGCAGCAAGTGGGCCAAATGGTGAGAATGGGGGCTGATGAGAATGTCTACGTGCTCAATTCCAACAACCGGTTTGAACAAATGGGCAAGGGAAGGTCAGATGCACTGGGAGCACTGACCTATTCAGGGCCTGCGGTTCGTGCGGTCGAAGTGCTGTATGATACCGAAGACGGACAGTTGAATGCAGGTGACACGGTGGACGTTCGCGTGCGGTTCGCGAACTTTCTTGAACCCGTCAACAACCTTCAAATCACAGTTACAACTCCCAATTTTGGAGATTTTGAGATTGTGCATGGTTCCGCCTATGCGGGAACGGTCGGCACCTTGGACACCGTCAGTACTTGGGTTTGTCCGTTTAAAGTTGTGATCCGTTCTACAGCTGCCGTGGGGGTACTTGGCTATTTGAGGTTTGGGTACACAGGAAATGGCTACTCCGATTGGGAATATTACGGCATCAAGGTCCAACCGGCTTATGTCAATCTTGACGCCAATCGCATAGAAACCTCCGTCGATGGGCGAGGTCGGTGGGGATTTACGAGCTTTCCGGCCCTGAACAAAGGTTTGGGCTTGCTGGCGGATGGGGTCGGCAGCCTCATGAATGACGCTGGCTTTTTGGTAGGAAAGGATGCAAGCCATGTTTCCAACAACATTGAAAATGCCTTGGGTGGTGGCGACGTTCACTTCACGAATGTCGATCCGATTCAGAAAACGAATGGCGGGGTGCTCGCTGATGTGGAGGCCCAGACGACCTTCAGTGATGCAGGCGCCGGCGGAAACGCCATCGGCGTGAATGTCACACAGCGCAGCTATCAATGGAGCATGGAAGGCGATGACAACTACATTATCCAAGAATACACCCTCAAAAACACCACCGGTTCCACGCAGAATGGACTTTATGCAGGAATGTATTTTGACCTCGACGGATTCTGGCGCTCTCAAAACAGAAGTCATTATGACCCTGGTTCCCGCACCATCTACAACATGGATACCACGTGGGTGTCTCTCTGGGACATCGGCGTTTCGCTGCTTACTCCCGACAGTCTGCGAGGATTTGCCTGTAATACAACCACTTGGGGATATACTACAGCCGACAAGTGGGCAGCCTTGACGAGTCCGCCGACGGGTGCCGAATTGGGTCCAGCCAATGTGGCGCAATTTGCAGGGGCCGGCCCCTTCAGCATTGCAGCAGGTGACAGCCATGTCGTGGCCTTTGCGATTTTGCTGGGCGACAGTTTGCAAGGCATGCGCAACGCCCGTCAAGCAGCCTTCGACAAGTATTGGTGCGTGGTTCGTGGCGGAATGAATCCTCAGACCGATCTGGGACCTGACATTTTGAATTGCACCAATCCAAATTCGGTCACGCTTGACGCAGGCGCTGGATTCAACAGCTACCTCTGGAATACCGGGGCAACTTCGCAGACGATATCGGCTACGACCGGCGAGTATTGGGTCAAGACGACGAATGGCACGGGTTGCGAGGACTATGACCGCATTTCAGTGACGCTTAGCGCGGCAATTGGGCCAACCTATACGATAAACCCTACGCAAATATTCGTTGGAGATACCGTGACTTTTACCAGCACCAGCCCCGCTGCCATCGAATGGTGCTGGAACTGGGGCGATGGTTCCACGGAATGCCCAATCACGAGTACGGCCGTTCATGCCTTCACCCAACCAGGGGTTTACAATGTCTGCTTGACCGTTGGAAATGGAACCTGTGCTGTTACTGCTTGTTTTTCCGTCGTTGTCGATACGGTTGTGGGCATCGTTCATCCAATCGATTTGGGCAACCTGACGGTTTATCCCAATCCTGCAAAGGATAGGGTGAGGATTAAGCTGGAAAATGACTCCATGGGCGAAATCTCCATCTCCTTATCGGATGTGACAGGTCGCAAGCTGCTGG
- a CDS encoding (S)-benzoin forming benzil reductase — protein MKRKYYIITGTSRGIGEALAKQVLGNGNVLFCISRNQNPRLSTEAHVKHWPMRDIAIDLNDTGKIHEMMGDIFRSIDPDDVEEIVLVNNAGIIHPIRLIGEPDASEKISRSINVNLTSAMLITDRFVRETESWTVPRKIMNLSSGAASHTVEGWSAYCAAKAGLEMFTRCLVDEQKHAKNPVKVVSFAPGVVNTEMQQEIRNANPENFPELARFLDMKEKGRLLEADFVAEQILSLLSMSSYGDQTVLHINDFI, from the coding sequence ATGAAAAGAAAATACTACATCATCACGGGAACTTCACGCGGCATCGGTGAGGCACTTGCCAAGCAGGTTTTGGGCAATGGAAATGTGCTGTTTTGCATTTCCCGAAATCAAAATCCGCGGTTGTCGACCGAGGCACACGTCAAACATTGGCCGATGCGCGACATCGCCATCGACCTCAACGACACGGGCAAAATCCATGAGATGATGGGTGATATTTTCCGCAGCATCGATCCCGACGATGTCGAGGAAATCGTGTTGGTCAACAATGCGGGGATCATTCACCCGATCCGTTTGATCGGTGAACCCGACGCCTCCGAAAAGATTTCGCGTTCGATCAACGTGAACCTGACATCGGCCATGCTCATCACCGACCGTTTCGTAAGGGAAACCGAAAGCTGGACGGTTCCGCGCAAGATCATGAATTTGAGTTCGGGGGCAGCCTCGCATACGGTCGAAGGTTGGAGTGCCTACTGTGCGGCGAAGGCGGGTTTGGAAATGTTCACACGTTGCTTGGTCGACGAACAAAAGCATGCCAAAAACCCTGTTAAGGTCGTTTCCTTCGCACCGGGCGTTGTCAATACTGAAATGCAGCAAGAGATCCGCAACGCGAATCCAGAGAATTTCCCTGAGTTGGCGCGTTTCCTCGACATGAAGGAGAAGGGCCGATTGCTCGAGGCCGATTTTGTGGCGGAACAAATCCTGAGTTTGTTGTCCATGTCCAGCTACGGTGATCAGACGGTGCTGCATATCAACGACTTTATTTGA
- a CDS encoding peptidylprolyl isomerase, giving the protein MIKKIILSAIVALSVIGFSGCESAPEGADVKITTDFGNIYVKLYDETPKHKENFLKLAKAGFYDNTTFHRVMKEFMIQGGDPNTIDNSGPAGQGGPGYTLPREIQSQFFHKKGAFAAARMPDQANPNWESSGSQFYIVVGKKWTDEEMDGMEQQVGMMIDSHVSAQWQSDPKNGWVRTIDLQALQTNNPDSFAIVDARIKEEFGAFRSQWPTFKLTPQQREVYKTIGGTPFLDQTYTVFGEVVGGMEVVDEMINVETQPGDVPTKEIRMTVKALD; this is encoded by the coding sequence ATGATCAAGAAAATTATCCTCTCGGCAATTGTTGCCTTATCCGTCATCGGGTTCAGTGGCTGCGAAAGTGCTCCCGAAGGTGCCGATGTCAAAATCACTACAGATTTTGGCAATATCTACGTGAAACTCTACGATGAAACGCCCAAGCACAAGGAGAACTTCCTGAAGCTCGCGAAGGCTGGTTTCTATGACAATACCACTTTCCACCGGGTCATGAAGGAATTTATGATCCAAGGCGGTGACCCCAATACGATCGACAACAGCGGCCCTGCCGGCCAAGGCGGACCGGGCTACACGCTTCCCCGCGAGATCCAGTCACAGTTTTTTCACAAAAAGGGAGCTTTTGCGGCAGCAAGAATGCCGGACCAAGCCAACCCGAATTGGGAATCCTCTGGCAGTCAGTTTTATATCGTCGTTGGTAAAAAGTGGACGGACGAGGAAATGGACGGCATGGAACAGCAAGTGGGGATGATGATTGATTCACATGTCTCCGCGCAATGGCAATCCGATCCCAAAAATGGATGGGTGCGCACGATCGACTTGCAAGCGTTGCAGACCAACAATCCCGACAGCTTTGCCATTGTTGATGCCAGAATCAAGGAAGAATTTGGTGCCTTCAGGTCGCAATGGCCAACGTTTAAACTGACGCCGCAGCAGCGCGAAGTCTATAAAACAATCGGAGGAACGCCATTTCTTGATCAAACATATACCGTGTTTGGCGAAGTCGTCGGTGGAATGGAGGTTGTAGATGAAATGATCAATGTCGAAACCCAGCCTGGCGATGTTCCGACAAAGGAAATCAGGATGACTGTGAAGGCCCTGGACTGA
- a CDS encoding phosphatase PAP2 family protein — translation MAQENPSPYRIARAEAWAAPLTAVFAGAGWYVEHRVEGFTAADLALLDPNAIPAFDRWNAGDWRPKAGRASNIGVGLAFAAPVAIFAAREPRRDFLKIALMASEAGLTAYGLVNTTKGLAQRTRPYLYGTAAPLDERLADDGRLSFFSGHTAFSATACFFGAKLFHDYFPQSKLRPWVWTVAALAPAGIGYLRVRAGKHFLSDVLTGYAVGAAVGYLVPRLHRNNVARTLSVTPSFWKGGSGVVVNFGF, via the coding sequence ATGGCTCAGGAAAATCCGAGTCCCTACCGCATTGCGCGCGCCGAAGCTTGGGCAGCACCCTTGACCGCTGTTTTCGCAGGGGCAGGATGGTATGTCGAGCATCGTGTGGAGGGATTTACGGCAGCTGACCTTGCTCTGCTCGATCCAAACGCCATCCCAGCATTTGACCGTTGGAACGCCGGTGATTGGCGGCCAAAAGCCGGACGGGCCAGCAATATTGGCGTCGGACTTGCATTCGCAGCTCCCGTGGCCATTTTTGCAGCCCGTGAACCGCGGCGCGACTTTCTCAAAATCGCCTTGATGGCCTCTGAAGCCGGACTCACGGCCTACGGCCTCGTCAACACCACCAAGGGACTTGCCCAGCGCACGAGACCTTATCTATATGGTACCGCGGCGCCGCTCGACGAACGATTGGCTGACGACGGACGGCTTTCCTTTTTTTCTGGTCATACCGCATTTTCTGCGACGGCATGTTTCTTCGGGGCCAAGCTCTTCCACGATTATTTTCCCCAAAGCAAGCTTCGCCCATGGGTATGGACGGTCGCTGCGCTCGCGCCCGCGGGCATCGGCTACCTGCGCGTACGCGCAGGCAAGCATTTTTTGAGTGATGTCCTCACCGGCTACGCCGTCGGTGCGGCAGTTGGGTACCTTGTACCACGTCTGCACCGCAACAACGTCGCCCGCACCCTGTCGGTCACACCCAGTTTCTGGAAGGGCGGGAGCGGGGTAGTGGTGAATTTCGGGTTTTAA
- the rpmA gene encoding 50S ribosomal protein L27: MAHKKGVGSSKNGRESHSKRLGVKKFGGEVVIPGNIIVRQRGTRFHAGVGVGVGKDHTLFAQMDGVVKFITGKNDRKFVHVVTAEA, from the coding sequence ATGGCACATAAAAAAGGTGTAGGTAGTTCCAAAAACGGACGCGAATCCCATAGCAAGCGCCTCGGCGTTAAGAAATTTGGTGGCGAAGTCGTGATCCCAGGCAATATCATCGTTCGTCAGCGCGGAACACGTTTCCATGCAGGTGTCGGTGTAGGCGTAGGCAAGGATCATACCTTGTTTGCTCAAATGGACGGCGTGGTGAAATTCATCACCGGCAAAAATGACCGCAAGTTTGTGCATGTTGTGACGGCTGAAGCCTGA
- a CDS encoding peptidylprolyl isomerase, whose amino-acid sequence MISKMKFCYRSLGILLLALFVLPGLVFAQKEKKAKKPAKVKPDVIIHTSMGDIGIQLFEDTPLHRANFLKLAHAHFYDSTTFHRVIKDFMIQGGDPYSKDPAKKSLAGQGGPGYTLPAEILPQYFHAKGMLAAARMGDQVNPKRESSGSQFYIVQGKPMTETEIDRAETQMKGVLGQDFKFSAEAREAYKTIGGSPWLDGQYTVFGKVISGMEVIDKIAAVEKRPGDHPKVDITMTIEAKTKLPKVKKEKTASN is encoded by the coding sequence ATGATATCTAAGATGAAGTTTTGCTACCGCAGTTTGGGCATTTTGCTCCTGGCATTGTTTGTGTTGCCGGGATTGGTATTTGCCCAAAAGGAAAAGAAGGCCAAGAAACCTGCAAAGGTCAAGCCCGATGTGATCATCCATACCAGCATGGGAGACATTGGAATTCAGCTGTTTGAGGACACTCCTTTGCACCGGGCGAATTTCTTGAAATTGGCGCATGCGCATTTCTACGACAGCACGACCTTTCACCGCGTCATCAAAGACTTTATGATCCAAGGCGGCGATCCTTACAGCAAGGATCCGGCAAAGAAGTCGCTAGCAGGTCAAGGTGGCCCGGGCTACACCCTTCCCGCCGAGATTTTGCCGCAGTATTTTCATGCGAAAGGTATGTTGGCCGCTGCCCGAATGGGGGATCAGGTGAATCCGAAACGTGAAAGTTCCGGTTCGCAGTTTTACATTGTACAGGGCAAACCCATGACGGAAACTGAAATCGACCGCGCGGAAACCCAAATGAAGGGCGTTTTGGGACAGGATTTCAAGTTTTCTGCAGAGGCCCGCGAGGCCTACAAGACGATCGGGGGTTCGCCTTGGCTTGACGGCCAATACACGGTATTCGGAAAAGTCATTTCAGGCATGGAAGTCATCGATAAAATCGCTGCGGTAGAGAAGCGTCCCGGTGACCACCCGAAAGTGGACATTACGATGACGATCGAAGCGAAAACGAAGCTTCCAAAAGTCAAAAAGGAAAAAACAGCGTCCAACTAA
- a CDS encoding T9SS type A sorting domain-containing protein — protein sequence MSKNLNRKISLLLMLLIPMLGFAQPKLSINSARSFPPDTIYYPNTGSITYTLVVENIGDNQLTSPCQIKFKYNSATTDTIMWSWLAFNFEVGQTDTIIFTDSIGPLGGTRYKGGDNIIVIWPNSDNPNVQIPDTVDFPIWIQQFNGVIDEETLAQRVEVFPNPVTDKLNIHYKDMRQKVECVRIIGLDGKKLWESYNPVDEIDTQQLPAGMYLLLFKYKDGMVGAVRITK from the coding sequence ATGAGTAAGAACTTGAACCGTAAAATTTCCTTGCTTTTAATGCTGTTGATTCCAATGTTGGGGTTTGCGCAGCCCAAACTTTCAATCAATTCGGCCAGAAGTTTCCCTCCCGACACGATCTATTATCCAAATACTGGCTCAATCACCTATACACTAGTTGTCGAAAATATCGGGGACAATCAGCTCACTTCTCCGTGTCAGATCAAATTTAAATACAATTCGGCGACAACGGATACCATCATGTGGTCCTGGCTTGCCTTTAATTTTGAGGTTGGGCAAACAGACACGATCATTTTTACGGATTCCATTGGGCCACTCGGAGGGACTCGCTACAAGGGCGGTGACAATATTATTGTAATCTGGCCCAACAGTGACAATCCCAATGTGCAGATTCCAGACACCGTCGACTTTCCCATTTGGATACAACAGTTTAACGGTGTAATCGATGAAGAAACACTCGCCCAACGCGTGGAAGTATTTCCGAATCCCGTTACCGATAAGCTGAATATTCATTACAAGGATATGCGCCAAAAAGTTGAGTGCGTAAGAATCATCGGGTTGGATGGCAAAAAACTCTGGGAAAGCTACAACCCTGTCGACGAAATCGATACGCAGCAGCTACCCGCCGGAATGTATCTTCTCCTGTTCAAATACAAGGACGGCATGGTGGGAGCGGTTCGCATCACCAAATAG